DNA sequence from the Bacillus pumilus genome:
GCCACAAAAGGTTTAGCTGATGATCAGGAAGAAAAAAAGAAAAAAGAAGATCAGTAGAATAGGATGAGCTTCATGAATGTCAAAGATATGCCGCTTATGGAGCATATTGTGGAACTGCGAAAACGTTTAGTGATCATTGCGATGTTTTTTGTCGCCTTTATGGTGGCTGGTTTTTTTCTTGCTAAGCCGGTCATTGTGTATTTACAAAATACCGATGAAGCGGCCACACTGACACTGAATGCATTTAAGCTCACAGATCCGCTGTACGTGTTTATGCAGTTCGCATTTGTCATTGCTTTGGTTTTGACGTGTCCCGTGATTTTATATCAGCTTTGGGCGTTTGTGAGCCCCGGCTTATATGAAAAAGAAAGAAAGGTGACACTTGCTTATATTCCGATTGCACTGCTTTTATTTTTGAGCGGTGTGGCTTTCTCTTATTTTATTTTGTTTCCGTTTGTCGTTGATTTTATGATGCGAATGTCGAATGATTTAAATGTAGAGCAAGTCATTGGGATTCATGAGTATTTTACATT
Encoded proteins:
- the tatC gene encoding twin-arginine translocase subunit TatC, which codes for MNVKDMPLMEHIVELRKRLVIIAMFFVAFMVAGFFLAKPVIVYLQNTDEAATLTLNAFKLTDPLYVFMQFAFVIALVLTCPVILYQLWAFVSPGLYEKERKVTLAYIPIALLLFLSGVAFSYFILFPFVVDFMMRMSNDLNVEQVIGIHEYFTFLMQLTLPFGFLFQMPVVLMFLTRLGIITPMFLSKIRKYAYFVLLVIAALITPPELVSHLMVTLPMLVLYEVSIVISRVTYRKMQQTEEKESYDVT